AATACCTTGAGTCCGTCCTTATAGACTTGCTCCACATCAAATTGACCAAGATCCGACAGCAGTACAAAGTCAGCTATTTTTCCCGGTGCAATGGTTCCGCGGTCATGCATACGCATCCGTGCAGCAGGAGTAAACGTAGCTGCATAAATGGCATCCTCAGGCTTCATGCCCATTCCGATTGCTTTACTTACAATATGGTTTAGATGCCCTCGCTCTACGAAAGAGTCTGGCATCACATCATCCGTTACAAAGCAAAAATGTTGTGCCACATCTTCCTGAATAAGATAGTCCATCACTTCAGGGGTCATGGATTTTTCCTGGATTTCAATAAACATCCCCGCAGCCATCCGCGCCTTCATACCTTCAATACTTTGGTGAGTATGGTCTGAGCCTATCCCCGCATAGATCAACTGATGCAGGTCCAGATCAAGCAACTGTGGCGTATGACCTTCAATGATCAGCTCCGGGTAGTGCTCACGAACATGGCGTAAGATGCGATTCGTCTTGCTCTCTGGATCACGAATGACATCCACATAGTTCATAATTTCACCCAGGCAGATCATTTCACCCGTTTGCAGCAGCGCATCAATCTCGGGAATACCGATCTCGCCTCCTGAGGTTTCGAGCGGTGTTGCCGGGACGGAGCTTGGGATGCCGTAGAACATATCAGCCACGCAATCCTTGCTGGCTTCCATCATTTCCTGGACGCCTTCCAATCCGAAAACATTCGCCATTTCGTGCGGTTCTGGTACAATCGTCGTTATCCCATTGCGAATCAGTCCATAGGAAAAGGTTGCCGGTGTCACCATTGTGCTTTCGATATGCAAATGGATGTCGATCAGGCCGGGAATCATATATTTCCCGTGCCCTTCGACAATTTCAGCAGCCTCGAAAGACTCCAGACCACGCTGACCGATATACATAAACTTGCCATCAAGTATAGCTACATTACCTTCTTCGAACGTCTTGTAGTAACTGTTATACACCTTAACTTGTAAAATCATTTTGTCTGCACGCATGATGTATCTCCTTCATCGAACCCGCTGATTATTGGACCAGCACCATTTTATCTGCCGGAAAATGCAGGGTAACCCGCTGACCACTCAGGTAAGGCGTATCCATTTCCTGATTAGCCGTAAAGTTGCCTTTCGCCGTTTCTACCACATACTGATAGCTACGCCCCAGGTAAGTACTTACCTTAATAATACCGGGAAGCTCATTTTCTCCTGTCTCGTTGCCTTCTGTTCGAATGACCAAATCATCCGGGCGAATAGCGCCCTGACGAGCACCCGGCTGGGCCGTACCCTGATTACGCGCTACGCCGAATGAAAGATCACCTGTATTCAGTCGAATACGATCCCCTTCTTCAGTACGCTCGTCAAAGCTTAGAAAATTATTAAACCCAATAAAACGGGCGACAAATTCGGTCGTCGGATATTTAAAAATGGTCGATGGAGCACCTAATTGTTCGATGTTCCCCTTATTCATAATCGCAACCTGGTCAGAAATCGAAAAACATTCCTCCTGATCATGCGATACATACACGGTAGTGATGCCCAGTTCCTGTTGAATACGGCGGATTTCCACACGCATATTTACACGCAGGTTAGCATCCAAGTTACTCAGAGGTTCATCAAACAACAGCAGATCGGGTTCAATCACAAGCGCTCGCGCAATCGCAACACGTTGACGCTGTCCGCCTGATAATTCACCGGGGAAACGTTTTTCAAATCCCCCCAGGCTAACCGTTCCCAGCATCTTCATAACGCGGCGCTTTATATCATCTTCCTTTACTTTGCGTAACCGCAAACCAAAGGCAACATTATCAAAAACAGACAAATGCGGAAAGAGTGCATAACTTTGAAATACAAAGCCGAAGTTCCGTTTATTCACCGGAACCCGAGTATAATCCTTATCGCCAAACAAAAATGTTCCTTGTTTAGCTTCGAGAAATCCTGCAATGAGACGAAGTGTGGTCGTTTTGCCACAACCGCTCGGTCCGAGCAACGAGAGCAATTGCCCCCGTTCAAGCTGCAAATCGAAATCCTGCAAGATCAGTTGGTTGTCATAAGCGACCGATACGCGATCCAGAGTAAGCAGTGCCATAAGGTTGAAGCCTCCATTACCTTTTAGTGAAGTAAGACAATCCCATCAGTCGTTCAATCAAGAACATCAGGATACCGGTTAAAATCATCAGCATAACCGAAATCGCCGCAATCGTCGGGTCAAAATAATTTTCGACGTAAGTCAGCATTTGAATGGGCAGGGTGCTGAATCCCGGTCCTGTCATAAAGACGGAAATGTCGACATTGTTGAATGATTCCAGAAAGGCAATCAGGATAGCCGCAATAATGCCTGAGCGGATGTTGGGCAGAACCACTTTGAAAAAGGTTTCCAGCCGTCCAGCCCCCAAACTAAGCGCTGCTTCCTCAATCGCAAAATCAAAGTTAGACAAACTGGATGCAATGACTCTAATAATGAACGGCAACATAATCACCGTATGTCCGATCAATAGTCCGGCATATACTGGTAAATGGTAAACTATGATCAAATAGCGCAGCAGTGTAAAACCAAGCACAATACCCGGTATGAGCAACGGAGAAAGGAACAAAGCATTCAGCGCATCCTTCCCACGAAACGAAAAACGACTAAGCGCATAGGCGGCAGGCATACCAATCAGCAGTGCCAAGATGTTGCCTAGCAGAGAGACCACAATGGACGTTTTGAACGTGGACATAAACAAATCCACTTCAAAAATATTTTCATACCAGCGCAAGGAAAAGCCCTGCGGAGGGAATTTTAATACCGTGCCCGGCTCGAAAGAAGTGACCGATATGATCAACAGCGGACCGAGCAGAAAGATGAAGACCAGCAGGCTAAAGAAGCCTAGTCCGTAATGTTTCTCCCGCATATCCACCTACCCCTTCGGATTGAGTTTATGGGCCGCCTTATTTAAGAGACCGACCACGATAAATGTAATACCAATCATAATTGTTGCAATAACAGAAGCTAAAAACCAGTCGTTTAGCGTCATCGCGTTCTGATACAAAAATGTAGCGATAACCCGCTGTTTTCCTCCAAGTAGTGCTGGTGTCGTATATGCAGTCAGGCTGCCCACGAAAACGAGAATGCTTCCAATGATCAGGCCAGGCACAGACAGCGGAAATACGATTTTACGAAATGCGCTGAATCTGGAGGCCCCGAGGCTCTGAGCAGCATGAACAAGATCACCGTCGATATTTTCGAGTACACCAATCAGTGAAATAATCATCAGCGGTAAAAACAAATGAACCAGACCAATAATCATCGCTGCCGGAGTATACAAAATATTCAGCGGCTCATCTACAAGTCCTAAACCGATGAGCACGTTATTTAACAGTCCCTTGCGACCCAGAATGACCATCCAGCTGAATGACCGCACCACCGGACTCGTCAATAATGGGAAGATAGCCAGCGCTAGCAGGATCCCTTTACGACGCGGGGCCTTTTGCGAAATATAATAAGCCGTCGGGAAGCCAAGTAATACGCACACGAGTGTCGTTACGACACTGACTTCCAGCGTAGTCAGCAATATTTTCAGAAAATAAGGGTCCTTGAAGAAATGGAGATAGCCTTCTAGGGTGAATGAGCTGTTCTGTACGAAGGTCGAACCGATCGTCAACACAATCGGAATGACCATGAACACCGCCAGAAAGAGCAGACCTGGCAGCAGCAGCCAATACAAGTATGTTTTCTTCATGGGTATCTCCTTGCGGTTATCAAAATGTTATTCCTTATTCAGCACCTGGATAAACAGCTCCAGAAAAGCTTCGCTGTCCACCTGTTCGCATACATTCATATTGGGGCTATGATTGAGGCGGTTCTGCACATCGCCCACCGTTTGTCCGTCACATATACGACTGGAGGTTTCCACGTCGACATACAACGACGAGGTATCGACTAACCTCGAATTCAATGCGACACCCACGGCAAGCGGGTCATGAAGCGCACAGGCTTTTACCCCGTTGCGTTCTTCATAACGCTTGGTATAAACGGCCGTGCTTTCAGCTACATAATTACGAATTGCTGGGCGGGTCAGACGAGCAATATGATCCGCAGTCAGCAGAGCCTTCCGTGTTACATCCAGTCCCACCTGTATCAACCGACCAAATCCTGCATGAAATACGATTCGTGCGGCTTCAGGGTCAGCATACATGTTGTACTCCGCTACAGGTGTAATATTGCCGCACCCGTGAATAACACCGCCCATAAAAATGACTTCATCGACGTGATCCGTCAGTTCGGGACACTTCAGCAGCGCCAGTGCCAGATTGGTGAGTGGCCCGGTGCAAATGAGCGTCACTTCCCCCGGGTGAGCCATCACGGTGTCAATAATGATATCCGGTGCAAAACCTTCGGACGCAGACATGGCTGGGACTACTCCATTCAGTGCGCCTCCAATGCCGTCTTCTCCATGGACACGATGCTCGTGCAGGCCTTTACGTATTAAGGGGGCCTCCGCCCCCCGATAAACCGGAATATCCGGTCTATCCAAAAGGTCGAGGATTTTGCATGTGTTCAATGTTGCTTGTTTAAGTGAAACATTACCGCATACCGTAGTAATCGCTTGGATATCCAGTTGACCACTTTTGGCGGCTAGTAAAATACCCAACGCATCATCAATGCCCGTATCTACATCTAATATAACCTTCTTCATTATTGTGCAACTTCCCGGTTCCAGCGATCTGTCCATGCCTTGATATGATCGTTAACGAACTTCATATCCAGCTTGGTCAGCTTGTTCACTACCTCTGTACCGTACGTAATTCCCTCTGTATCCGCACCGGACAGTACCACCTGCGTATTCACCGGGGAATCAACCTTCGCCTTGGCGGATTTTTCTTGAACTTCCTTACTCAGCTGCCAGTTGATAAATTCCTCAGCCAGCTCCTTCTGGTCGGAGCCTTTCACTACATTAATCGTGTTCATTACTGCGTAAGCACCTTCACTAGGAGCTACAAATTTCGCTCCTGGCACAGCCGCCTGCAAATCTTTGAAGTACATTTCCATGATTGGACCGCCGGCAATTTCTTGTTGACTAAACATGTTCACAAACTCAGATGTTTTGCTATAAAACTTAACGATATTCGGACTCAGCTCTTTCAGTTTTCCGAAGGCTTGGTCTTCATTAAACTCCTTACTACCCGCTACCTTGGAGGCTGCATCTACCATCATCGGTCCGGCAGTCGCCGTAATATTCGGCAAAGTCACGTTTCCTTTGAACTCAGTTCCCCACAGGTCAGCCCAAGAGGTCACATTCTTTTTCACCAGCTCCGGATTATAGGCAATACCGAGACGCCCGACCGTATAAGCAGGACCATACTCCTCACCCAGCGGTGCTTTGGCAATATCATAAATTTGGTTCAGGTTCGGCACCTTGCTGCGATCCAGCTTCTCAAACAATCCCTGTTGGATTCCTTGTTGAGCATAATAATCGGACAGATAAATCAGATCGACGTCTGTGCTGCCTTGACTGATTTTGTTCAACCGTTCCGCGTTATTTCCAATTTCGACCACGATATCAACGTTATGTTCTTTTTCAAAAGGCTCGTACACTTCTTTGTTAAAAAAGTCCTCGGAAAAGCCCCATGTGGAAATAACTAGTTTCTTTTTCCCATCAGCTGAACCATCTTTTCCATCTGTCTGACCGCCAGTAGCATTACTGCCGCAACCTGCCAGTACCACGGATGCCAAGGTCACAGCCATAAACCCTTTAAACCATTTCTTCATATGAAACTCCCCCTATTTTTTATTATGCACACCTTATGACACAAAAAAGAAAAGTACTCTTGTAAAACAAGAATACTTTTCTTCGTAAACAAAGAATAAGTTGATCCCGCTGCGCGTTATAACAGGTTCTCCCCTCAGATAGATCCGAAGCGAAAAGCCGAATATCCAATTTTATTAGGATTCCTTCAGAATGATGTTCGTAATAGCCCACTGCGTTGCTGAATCATAATCACGCAGTAAAGCATCTATATCGAGCTCCATATCCTCAATCAGCTTCTCGCGAAGTCTCTTCTTGTACAGCATGGACATTCGGAAATCCACTTCCAGCTTCAAGCCGGGGGCTTCCACTTCCAATGCCGCCGAGCGTGGAGAACGCCGGTGCTTCGCCACAAAGGTAACAATGTTGTTCTCAACGGTGGCCCGCAGCAGCGTGGTCCCGAAGCCGAACAGTTCCTTTGAAACTTCATTGTAAATCTGGCACATCCGCTTCTTGCTTTCGTTACTGTCGAGCAGCGTCATGAACCCACCCTCATCAGCATATTACGTACAATCAATCTTTCAACACGATAGATTATACATAAATATACGATAAATAGCAAACAAAAATCCCTAATCCAATCACATATGATGCGAAAAAGCGAACAATATGTCGAACTTTGTAGCTTTTCAACATTTTTACACCTTTTTTAACTCATCCTCAAGCTTCCGAACGCTGCTATATTCGCCCACAGGGTAATTTTAAAGTAGACTCCGGTAAATCTCTGGCCAAGGGTTTTATCGTCGTCATTCCAGAGGAAATTTTTTTCCTTCTACTATATATGTAGTTTTTACTTAAATGCATTTAACCGTACCCCGCGGGAGTCCCCTAGCGATTGTACGGTTTTTTTGTTATGTAGCTGACTGGCCAGATGGGAACCCCTTCAAGAAAAAGCCGATTGAATCCACGAGGACACTACAAGAGTAGCCGGCCACAGCAGCATAAAGTTAGCAATAATATATGCCTTCTTAAAAGCATAACGATGATAAAAATACCAACAGATCCAAGATATGAATATTCCTATCGGGTAGCTCATTATGACATAGGCAAAAATATAATTGCTGAGATAATCTCCAGCTGTTGGTGCATCGAAAGAAAATGCGACCACCATCAGCATGGCCGGATAGGCAAATAACGTTAAGCCATAAACGATATTCAATATAAGTAAAATGACAAATGCATTTTGATCTTTCATGATGTTCTCCTAACTATTGCAGTCCGTCTGTATCACCATTGTGCAGCCCGTTTGCGTCTCTCCTCACGCCGATCAGCTTCTTCCATTTTCCGAATATAACGTTTCAACTGCTCTTTATGGTCGTCCAATTCCTGTATTCGTACAGTTGTGCCTTGGAGAAACGTCTCCATTTTACGTGTTAATTCAGCAGCCGATTCGCCCCGCCAGTCTTGCAGCCTACCATATATATTTCTCATCTGCTGCTCCTGATGCTGAAGTCTTTGCTTTAGCTGCTCGCATTGCTGAACAGCCCTACGCAGATCCCCCAGGCTCAAAGATATTCTGCTCATCTCTTTCGCCTCCCGTTGTGTTCTTCCAGCTGCTCTTTCTTATTGATCCACCATCGTAAATTCTTGGCCCTTACGATCTATATATTCTGCTATCTCTGTAATCGATTCCTGATACCAGCGATTAATCCGATCCAGTGTCGCCGTAGCACTATGCGCAAGCGGGGTCAAAGACTGACTTTCACTTGTCCCGATATGAGCCTGAAATAACTGAATGGACGCACGGGTATCACTGGAAAATCCATGCAAGCTAGAACGCATCTGATTAGCCGCATGCTTTAGCTCCTCAGGTGTTAATTGAATTGTGCCTCCATTTCTGTTGCCCACAAAATATGCCCCACCATTAGTGCGACCATCTTGTTGTCCTGCTCCCATCAAATTCACACCCAGTGCAGTAGCAGCAAACTGCCCGAAGGCCCCCATTTGTCCCCCATAGCGTTCAACCAGATCGCCCATGACTTCCTTGAGCTCTGCTCGCGCGGCCAGCATTTGCTCGTATGCCTGCACCCGTGGATTGCCTTCCACCAATTGACCGTCCATCGTGTACAGTGGATTGCTGATATTGCCATTTTCATCAAACGTAAAGTTTCCCATGCTATGAGTGTTCTCTCCACCTAATACAGAATTATAGAATTTGGTGAATGCATCTTGCTGTATCATAGGCAATGTAATCGGAACATAAACAATAGGAGTCCATTTTGGGCCAAGAATTAGTCTTTCCAATTCGGTTTTTCTTTCCAAGGGAATTGAAACAGGAATAGTAAACTTGGCTACATTGGCAGTCTTATAATCACTCCCAATATGATACGTTTCCCCCACATGTTGGTTAGCCTTAGTGGCTCCCCCACCAACACTATCTCCGGGATGGGCAAAAGCCACATTAGTCTTCTTGAATTCTCCTGCTTTTACCCTCTTTTGAAGATCTTCAGGCAATAAATGTACAATACCCGGAGCAGCAAAACTCACGGATGATAAACCATTTTTCACTGCAATATATTCTGCTTCTGCACCGCCTAAAGAATGGCCTGTCGTAGAAATTTCAGCAGCGGGGTACTTCTTCTTCACTTCGTCATACAGTGTTTGGGCTTTTGTAAATTGATTATCCTGATACTGTGACTCATACTGATGAAATGAACTTTGTACCTGTGGGGGGAGCTTTTTTATCTCTTCTTGATTATTTATATAATAATCGTGAACTTGATTTAAATTTTTCGCTCGTCCGCCCACAACATCGCTAATGTCCGTTCCTATGTCCATCGCTCTACTCCATATTGGTCTTCCCCCTGGTTCAGTTCCCCTATATCCTATAATCACCTGATTGCTATTCTCATTGTGAAAAACGGTCGCATCAAATCCAGAACCGTTCGTGTCATGTAATAGTTTTTCGTCTAAATCAACAACCCTCCAACCAGGAATATCTTCATTTTTATAAGTCTTTGGATCAATATCCAATAGGTAAGCCTCATCTGCTATCTTCCAGTATGTTTTTTCACTAATATACTGCAATTATTACCCCACCTTGTCTAATCACCTAATATATTATAAAGTTAGAAAAAGTTGATACTTTCAAAAAAGGAGCATCTAAAAATTGAAAAGAAAAAAAATTTGGGTTACTGCTCTCATCTTATTCTTCATCCTAATAGGAGCTCTCTATTACATGCACTACGCATCAAATATAAAAAAAGAAGAAGCCGTTAGAACAGGTATACCTATCGGAAAAGAGT
The Paenibacillus peoriae DNA segment above includes these coding regions:
- a CDS encoding adenine deaminase C-terminal domain-containing protein; this encodes MRADKMILQVKVYNSYYKTFEEGNVAILDGKFMYIGQRGLESFEAAEIVEGHGKYMIPGLIDIHLHIESTMVTPATFSYGLIRNGITTIVPEPHEMANVFGLEGVQEMMEASKDCVADMFYGIPSSVPATPLETSGGEIGIPEIDALLQTGEMICLGEIMNYVDVIRDPESKTNRILRHVREHYPELIIEGHTPQLLDLDLHQLIYAGIGSDHTHQSIEGMKARMAAGMFIEIQEKSMTPEVMDYLIQEDVAQHFCFVTDDVMPDSFVERGHLNHIVSKAIGMGMKPEDAIYAATFTPAARMRMHDRGTIAPGKIADFVLLSDLGQFDVEQVYKDGLKVFDKFEEYHQAPIKCRFPAHFYQSVKLNPLTEQDFTVKMDVADGTHQCRVMMVKDGSTFTSERIAPAQVEQGELVWEHGEHGLIATFERYGKNGNRAYGLIGGDTIKRGAVATTYSHDNHNLLVVGHNKQDMILAANTVLASQGGFCVVENGKVLSHLPLTVGGILTEGPLEMVAAHVKELRSALLSLGYRHYNPIMSLSTHSLPVSPALKITDHGLIDVNAGKVVPLIVETSEMQE
- a CDS encoding ABC transporter ATP-binding protein, which codes for MALLTLDRVSVAYDNQLILQDFDLQLERGQLLSLLGPSGCGKTTTLRLIAGFLEAKQGTFLFGDKDYTRVPVNKRNFGFVFQSYALFPHLSVFDNVAFGLRLRKVKEDDIKRRVMKMLGTVSLGGFEKRFPGELSGGQRQRVAIARALVIEPDLLLFDEPLSNLDANLRVNMRVEIRRIQQELGITTVYVSHDQEECFSISDQVAIMNKGNIEQLGAPSTIFKYPTTEFVARFIGFNNFLSFDERTEEGDRIRLNTGDLSFGVARNQGTAQPGARQGAIRPDDLVIRTEGNETGENELPGIIKVSTYLGRSYQYVVETAKGNFTANQEMDTPYLSGQRVTLHFPADKMVLVQ
- a CDS encoding ABC transporter permease, with protein sequence MREKHYGLGFFSLLVFIFLLGPLLIISVTSFEPGTVLKFPPQGFSLRWYENIFEVDLFMSTFKTSIVVSLLGNILALLIGMPAAYALSRFSFRGKDALNALFLSPLLIPGIVLGFTLLRYLIIVYHLPVYAGLLIGHTVIMLPFIIRVIASSLSNFDFAIEEAALSLGAGRLETFFKVVLPNIRSGIIAAILIAFLESFNNVDISVFMTGPGFSTLPIQMLTYVENYFDPTIAAISVMLMILTGILMFLIERLMGLSYFTKR
- a CDS encoding ABC transporter permease; this translates as MKKTYLYWLLLPGLLFLAVFMVIPIVLTIGSTFVQNSSFTLEGYLHFFKDPYFLKILLTTLEVSVVTTLVCVLLGFPTAYYISQKAPRRKGILLALAIFPLLTSPVVRSFSWMVILGRKGLLNNVLIGLGLVDEPLNILYTPAAMIIGLVHLFLPLMIISLIGVLENIDGDLVHAAQSLGASRFSAFRKIVFPLSVPGLIIGSILVFVGSLTAYTTPALLGGKQRVIATFLYQNAMTLNDWFLASVIATIMIGITFIVVGLLNKAAHKLNPKG
- a CDS encoding nucleoside hydrolase, whose product is MKKVILDVDTGIDDALGILLAAKSGQLDIQAITTVCGNVSLKQATLNTCKILDLLDRPDIPVYRGAEAPLIRKGLHEHRVHGEDGIGGALNGVVPAMSASEGFAPDIIIDTVMAHPGEVTLICTGPLTNLALALLKCPELTDHVDEVIFMGGVIHGCGNITPVAEYNMYADPEAARIVFHAGFGRLIQVGLDVTRKALLTADHIARLTRPAIRNYVAESTAVYTKRYEERNGVKACALHDPLAVGVALNSRLVDTSSLYVDVETSSRICDGQTVGDVQNRLNHSPNMNVCEQVDSEAFLELFIQVLNKE
- a CDS encoding ABC transporter substrate-binding protein; amino-acid sequence: MKKWFKGFMAVTLASVVLAGCGSNATGGQTDGKDGSADGKKKLVISTWGFSEDFFNKEVYEPFEKEHNVDIVVEIGNNAERLNKISQGSTDVDLIYLSDYYAQQGIQQGLFEKLDRSKVPNLNQIYDIAKAPLGEEYGPAYTVGRLGIAYNPELVKKNVTSWADLWGTEFKGNVTLPNITATAGPMMVDAASKVAGSKEFNEDQAFGKLKELSPNIVKFYSKTSEFVNMFSQQEIAGGPIMEMYFKDLQAAVPGAKFVAPSEGAYAVMNTINVVKGSDQKELAEEFINWQLSKEVQEKSAKAKVDSPVNTQVVLSGADTEGITYGTEVVNKLTKLDMKFVNDHIKAWTDRWNREVAQ
- a CDS encoding WXG100 family type VII secretion target; translated protein: MSRISLSLGDLRRAVQQCEQLKQRLQHQEQQMRNIYGRLQDWRGESAAELTRKMETFLQGTTVRIQELDDHKEQLKRYIRKMEEADRREERRKRAAQW